A genomic region of Vibrio sp. 10N contains the following coding sequences:
- a CDS encoding porin family protein — MKKTAVFALTALMATGAWANSTEPGFYIGGGFGLTESKLENKDMSQFPTIDGARSLRVYGGYQFNRIVSLEGGYTNYGDLSHEAMQGVKATPSAFSLAANLGYSFDNGLRPFATLGLSHVNMELKDGSHKESDSASGFRYGLGLEYAPQMVEGLAMRVAYEADAFKVDMGGSTDTFAVGSLYLGASYKF, encoded by the coding sequence ATGAAAAAGACAGCAGTATTTGCTCTTACGGCATTAATGGCAACTGGCGCATGGGCAAACTCTACAGAGCCAGGTTTCTACATTGGTGGTGGTTTCGGTCTTACGGAAAGTAAGCTAGAAAACAAAGACATGTCTCAATTCCCAACCATCGACGGTGCACGCTCACTGCGCGTTTACGGTGGCTACCAGTTTAACCGCATCGTTTCTTTAGAAGGTGGTTACACTAACTACGGCGACCTATCTCACGAAGCAATGCAAGGCGTAAAGGCAACTCCGAGTGCCTTCTCACTAGCAGCAAACCTTGGTTACAGCTTCGACAATGGTCTGCGCCCGTTCGCTACACTAGGCCTATCTCACGTTAACATGGAACTTAAAGACGGCAGCCACAAAGAGAGTGATTCAGCGTCTGGTTTCCGTTACGGTCTAGGTCTTGAGTATGCTCCACAAATGGTGGAAGGCTTGGCTATGCGCGTAGCGTATGAAGCTGATGCGTTCAAGGTTGACATGGGTGGTTCAACTGACACGTTTGCTGTTGGTTCTCTATACCTAGGCGCTTCTTACAAGTTCTAA
- a CDS encoding IclR family transcriptional regulator → MGNAQQPSTQVNEKPLQLLMQVAVSDEPVSAKELSLQLGVPLSSLYRHIKLLKEWNLIEESAHDKTLIVGPAALLLMHSYQSSPHNLETIESILFRLQKQTGEMAAYMVPVGYRALCVSLQESAQALRCSYVRGQSQPLLRGASSKVMLAYLPEARREKILRHFGEAENADVWQSELEQIRRQGFAISTSEFDPGVTGISAPVTKGTKLIGAVSIMAPAHRVEANKDRFILHVLQAARALPPER, encoded by the coding sequence ATGGGAAACGCACAGCAACCTTCGACTCAGGTCAACGAAAAGCCATTGCAACTGCTCATGCAAGTTGCCGTATCGGATGAGCCCGTCTCTGCTAAGGAATTAAGCCTACAACTGGGGGTCCCTTTGAGTAGTTTGTATCGACACATAAAACTGCTCAAAGAATGGAACCTTATTGAAGAGAGTGCTCACGATAAAACACTGATTGTCGGCCCAGCGGCACTTTTACTTATGCACAGCTATCAATCGAGTCCACACAACTTAGAGACGATTGAAAGCATCTTGTTCCGCTTACAAAAGCAGACCGGTGAAATGGCGGCTTACATGGTGCCTGTTGGCTACCGCGCGTTATGCGTAAGTCTACAAGAAAGCGCACAGGCACTACGTTGTAGTTATGTTCGCGGTCAAAGTCAGCCTTTGCTTCGAGGTGCTTCTTCGAAAGTTATGTTGGCTTATTTGCCAGAAGCTCGCCGCGAAAAGATCCTAAGGCATTTTGGTGAGGCAGAAAATGCCGATGTCTGGCAAAGCGAGCTAGAGCAGATCCGCCGCCAAGGTTTTGCTATCAGCACCTCTGAGTTTGATCCAGGCGTAACGGGCATCAGTGCTCCGGTTACCAAAGGAACCAAGCTTATCGGTGCGGTTTCCATCATGGCCCCTGCTCACCGCGTAGAGGCAAACAAGGACAGATTTATTCTACATGTATTACAAGCAGCCAGAGCGCTGCCACCAGAAAGGTAA
- a CDS encoding arginase family protein, whose product MLNVFKQLWKRRYHPIMENKLSVLTVCEVIKPLNNAQFEDAESLLDTAYDWLSAQQNSHSMRNVGHFPILSGHHNKPPYFENQMACHDFKGTLVEQITVGAMPLVITNCHETLLDVLPSLLIDQEDVGIVNVNAHLLMDQCLDLNMGSMLHFALNRYNECRAFHVGIDRHHCDKKQLEYAEDMGCNWLLAEEVNYRGRTMIKEQLARFINHVDKLIVTVDLPSISKHNSSSEKHKLDVNMVLRVLRQCLASNKVLLVQLVGAEERHIYSKATQLLVQELGHFCE is encoded by the coding sequence ATGCTCAACGTCTTCAAACAGTTATGGAAACGTCGTTATCACCCAATCATGGAAAACAAACTGTCGGTATTAACCGTATGTGAAGTGATTAAACCCCTGAATAACGCCCAGTTTGAAGACGCTGAATCTTTGCTTGATACCGCCTATGACTGGCTTAGTGCTCAGCAAAATTCTCATTCAATGAGAAACGTAGGCCACTTCCCTATTCTAAGCGGACATCACAACAAGCCTCCTTACTTCGAAAACCAGATGGCATGTCATGATTTCAAGGGCACTCTTGTTGAACAAATTACAGTGGGTGCCATGCCACTGGTGATCACTAACTGCCATGAGACCTTACTTGATGTACTTCCAAGCCTACTTATCGACCAAGAGGACGTTGGTATTGTCAACGTCAATGCTCACCTGTTAATGGATCAGTGTTTAGACTTGAACATGGGCTCCATGCTCCATTTCGCACTAAACCGCTATAATGAATGCCGCGCATTTCATGTGGGCATCGATCGTCACCATTGCGATAAGAAACAGCTCGAGTACGCAGAAGATATGGGATGCAATTGGCTACTTGCTGAGGAAGTCAATTACCGTGGACGTACCATGATAAAAGAGCAGCTCGCGCGCTTTATCAACCATGTTGATAAACTCATCGTGACGGTCGATCTGCCCTCTATCTCCAAACACAACTCCAGCAGCGAGAAACATAAACTGGACGTCAATATGGTGCTGCGCGTGCTTCGCCAATGCTTAGCCTCGAATAAAGTACTGCTTGTGCAGTTAGTAGGAGCGGAAGAGCGCCACATCTACTCCAAAGCAACGCAGCTTTTGGTACAAGAGCTAGGACATTTCTGTGAGTAG